CGCCGACCTGGAGGTGAAGGTCAGCCACAGCGATTCCGTGCCGTTCGGGAAATTGCTGGTCAAGATCAAGCGGGAAATCATCCGCATGAATCATCCGGCCATCCGCCCCGAGGAGCGGCGCGCGCCCAGCGTCGACGCGCATACGCTGGCGCGCTGGCTGGCGGCCGGCGTGGACGACGCGGGCAGGCCCGTCGCGATGCTGGACACCCGCAACGATTTCGAGGTGGACGCGGGCACGTTCGAGGGTGCCATCGATTGGCGCATCCAGCGCTTCACACAGTTTCCGGACGCGCTGCTGCGGCATCGCGAGCAACTGGCGGGCAAGACCGTGGTCAGCTTCTGCACCGGCGGCATCCGTTGCGAGAAGGCCGCCTTGTTCATGCAGGACGCGGGCGTGGACCACGTCTACCAGCTCGAAGGCGGCATCCTCAAGTATTTCGAGGAAACCGGCGGCCCGGGATTCAAGGGGCGCTGCTTCGTGTTCGACGGCCGCGACACCCTGGGGCCGGATCTCGCGCCGGCGGCCTGCGCATGACCGCCCCCATCGGCATCCTGGCCGCCCTGCACGACGAAATCGCCGACCTGCTGGTCCGCATGGGGCCCGCGGCGCAGCGGCGCACCATCGGCATGCGCGATTACTACGTGGGCGAACTCGCCGGCCGCGCCTGCGTCGTCGTCCTGGCGCGCGTGGGCAAGGTGGCCGCGGCCGCCACGGCGGTCACCCTGATCCGCGAATTCGGCGTGTCCAGCGTGCTGTTCGCCGGCCTGGCGGGCGGCATCGCGCCGGCGGTGCGCGTGGGCGACGTGGTGATCGCCGACACGCTGGTGCAGCATGACCTGGATGCGCGGCCCCTGTTCCCCCGTTTCGAGGTGCCCTTGCTGGCGCGCGCGAAGTTCGACACGGACGCGGGCTTGAACGCGGTGCTGGCGCAATGCGCGGCCGACTTCCTGGGGCGGGACTTGCCCCGGCTGGTGGACGCGGCCACGCAGGAACGTTTCGGCATCGTGGCGCCGGCGCTGCATCGGGGCGAGATCGCCAGCGGCGACCAGTTCATCGGCGCCGCCGAAGTGTCGCGGCGCCTGGCGGCGGACCTGCCCGCCACCTTGTGCGTCGAGATGGAAGGCGCCGCGGTGGCGCAGGTCTGCCACGAATACGGCGTGCCCTGCGCGGTGCTGCGCACCGTGTCCGACCGCGCGGACGCCGCCGCGCCGGTCGATTTCAAGGCCTTCCTGCACGAAGTGGCGAGCTTCTATTCGGCCGGGATCATCGGGCGCTTCATCGCCGCGCTTTGAACGACGCCAGCGCGTCGTTCCGTTCAACAGCAAAAAGGGGTTTCCCACCCCGGTGGGAAACCCCTGGTCTCAGGCCTTGCCTGTGCTTTGTGCCTGTACAGGCCGCATGATTACCGGACCCGCATGCCGGGCTGCGCGCCCGCCCACGGTTCCAGCACGTAGATGCCGGCATCCGTCTTGTCGTCGGCGTGGCTGGCGGCCAGCACCATGCCTTCGGACACGCCGAATTTCATCTTGCGCGGGGCCAGGTTGGCCACCAGGACGGTGAGCTTGCCGACCAGGTCCGCCGGCTTGTAGGCCGACTTGATGCCGGAAAACACGTTGCGGTGGCGTCCTTCGCCGACGTCCAGGGTCAGGCGCAGCAGCTTGGTCGAGCCTTCCACTTCCTCGCAATTGACGATGCGCGCGATGCGCAGGTCGATCTTGGCGAAGTCCTCGATGCCGATGACGGGCGCGATGGCTTCGCCGCCGGGCAGGTTCTCGTCCGCGGCGGGGGCCGCGACGGCGGCCGGGGCGGGGGCGTCGAAAAGCTGCTCGAGCAGCTTGGGGTCGACCCGCTGCATGAGGTGCTGGTAGGGGGCGATGGCATGCCCGGCCGGCAGCAGCGCGGCGGCGTCGCCCGATTGCAGCGGCGCGATGGCGAGGAAGGCCTCCACCCGCGCGGCCAGCACCGGCAGCACCGGCTTCAGGTAGACCGTCAGCAGCCGGAAAGCCTGGATGCAGGTGCTGCATACGGCCTGCAGGCGCGCCTCCATGCCTTGCTGCTTGGCGAGATCCCAGGGCTTGTTCTGGTCGACATACTCGTTGACCTTGTCGGCCAGGGCCATGGTCTCGCGCAGCGCGCGCGAGGTGTCGCGGGCTTCGTAGAGCGCGGCGATGGCCGGCGCCGCGTCCTGCAGCACCAGCAGCAGGGCCGCGCCTTCCGCGTCGGGCTCGGCGAGCTGGCCGCCGAAGCGCTTGGACAGGAAGCCGGCGGCGCGGCTGGCGATGTTGATGTACTTGCCCACCAGGTCGCTGTTGACGCGGGCGGCGAAGTCTTCCGAGTTGAAATCGATGTCCTCGTTGCGGCCCGACAGCTTGGCGGCGAGGTAGTAGCGCAGGTGCTCGGGATTCAGGCCCAACGAGAGATAGCGCAGCGGGTCGATGCCGGTGCCGCGGCTCTTGCTCATCTTCTCGCCGTTGACCGTGAGGTGGCCGTGCACGTAGATGGCGTCCGGCGCCTTGCGGCCGCTGAAGTGCAGCATGGCCGGCCAGAACAGGGTGTGGAAGGTGATGATGTCCTTGCCGATGAAGTGGACCTGTTCCAGTCCCGGCTGCGCCATGTAGGCGGTGTAGTCCTCGCCGCGCCGGTCGAGCAGGTTCTTCAGCGAGGCCAGGTAGCCCACCGGCGCGTCCAGCCAGACGTAGAAGTACTTGCCCGGCGCATCGGGGATCTCGATGCCGAAGTAGGGCGCGTCGCGGCTGATGTCCCAGTCGCCCAGGCCGCCCTTGCCCTCGGCGTCCTTGTAGAGCCATTCGCGGATCTTGTTCTGCACCTCGGGCTGCACGTGGCCGGGCGCGGCGGTCCACTGTTGCAGGTAGGCCTCGCAGCGCGGGTCCGAGAGCTTGAAGAAGAAGTGGTCGGAACTGCGCAGCTCGGGCTTGGCGCCGGAGAGGGCGGAGTAGGGCTCGATCAGGGCGGTGGGCGCGTAGACCGCGCCGCAGACCTCGCAGTTGTCGCCGTACTGGTCCTTGGCGTGGCAGTTGGGACATTCGCCCTTGATGAAGCGGTCGGCCAGGAACATGCGCTTCTCGGGGTCGTAGAACTGCTCCACGCTGCGCGTCTCGATGAGGCCGGCGGCGCGCAGGTCGCGATAGATGTCCTGGGCCAGCTGGTGGTTTTCCGGGCCGTCGGTGGAATGCCAGTTGTCGAAGGCGATGTGGAAGCCGTCCAGGTACTGGGCCCGGCCCGCCGCGATCTTGGCGACGAAGGCCTGCGGCGTGATGCCTTCCTTGTCCGCCGCGATGCTGATGGCCGCGCCGTGCGCGTCGTCGGCACAGACGAAGTTCACCTTGGCGCCCTGCATGCGCTGGAAACGCACCCAGATGTCGGCCTGGATGTACTCCAGCATGTGGCCGATGTGAAAGGGTCCGTTGGCGTAGGGAAGGGCGGTGGTGACGAAGAGGGTGCGTGACATGACCGGGAGGCGTTAGGGTGAACCGGAAGATAAAACCGAGGCACGATTTTAGAGCCAGCGATTTTAGAGCCAGTTTAGCGGCTCGCCGGAGGGCGGCCGGGCCGCGGACGGTCAGCGGCGCGCGCCGCCCATGCCGGGGCCGGACGGCCCGTGGCGGCGGCGCGCGGGAGGAAAGCGGGTGGGATCAGTGAAGACGACCCGTGCAGCGGGTCGTGGATGCCGGGACGCGCCCGCCGTGGCGGGGACAGGGCCGCGCGGAAGGCGGCCGCGCGAAAATCGCCGGGCGGCCAGGGGGCCGGATCAGCGGACTTCCCGCACCTCGACGTCGATCACGTCGGGACGAACGGGGGGGAAGGGCGCGCCGGCGCCGACCGGGCCGCGGCCGCCTTGCTGGCGCTGGTGCCAGTAGGCGCGCACGCCGAACGGCTTGCCGCGCACCTTGGCGACCAGGTAAAGGATGCCCACCGCGATGGCGGTGGAGGCCATGAAGAGCAGCGCCATGGCCGCGCCCACGAGGGCCAGCAACGTGACGGCGAGCGCGCGAAAGAGACGGGTGAGAGCGTTGTCCATGATCTTATAGACGCCTGGTGCGGCAAAATGTTCCTGCGGATTCCGCTATCCTTGCAAGACAATGTGTAGCCATGAAACCCGGCGTTCGCTGGAGATCCTGGGCCAGAAACCGAGGGCGGGAGCCAAAAGGCTGCGGGAAAGACCGCGCCGCCGGTTGGGAATATAGTGACATGAGTTTGACAAACGAACAAATTAAAGCCGCCCTCGCAGGTGTAACCGACCCCCTCACCGGTGCCAAGGTCGCCGATTTTGTAAAAGATCGCGACATTCGCGTGGAGGACGGCCGCGTCAGCGTGGCCGTGCAACTGGGTTATCCCGCCCGCACGCAGCAGCAGGCATTGCGCGCCGCCGTGGGCGAGGCGCTGGCCGCCGCGGGGGCCCCCGGCGCGCAGGTGTCGGTGACCTGGAAGATCGTGCCGCATGCCGTGCAGCGCGGGCTCAAGCCCCTGCCCAACGTCGCCAATATCATCGCCGTCGCCTCCGGCAAGGGCGGCGTCGGCAAGAGCACGACGGCGGTCAACCTGGCGCTGGCGCTGGCCGCGGAAGGCGCCCAGGTCGGTATTCTCGACGCCGATATCTACGGCCCCAGCCTGCCGACCATGCTGGGCATCACCGGCAAGCCGGTCAGCCTGGACAACAAGTCCATGGAACCGTTGCAGGGCCACGGGCTGCAGGCCAACTCCATCGGTTTCCTGATCGCCGAGGATTCGCCCGCCATCTGGCGCGGTCCCATGGTGACGCAGGCCCTGGAGCAGTTGTTGCGGCAAACCAACTGGCGCGGCCTGGATTACCTGATCGTCGACATGCCGCCGGGCACCGGCGACATCGCGCTGACGCTGGCGCAGAAGGTGCCGGTGGTGGGCGCCGTGATCGTCACCACGCCGCAGGATGTGGCCCTGCTGGACGCGCGCAAGGGCCTGCGCATGTTCCAGAAGGTCGAGGTGCCGATACTGGGCGTGGTCGAGAATATGTCGATTCATATTTGTTCGGAATGCGGCCACGCCGAGCACATCTTCGGCGAAGGCGGCGGCCAGCGCATGGCCGCGCAGTACGACGTGCAGTGGCTGGGCGGCTTGCCGCTGGCCCTGCGCATCCGCGAGCAGACGGACTCCGGCCGGCCCACCGTGGTGGCGGAGCCGGAGGGCGAGGCGGCCGGCCTGTACCGCGCCATCGCCCGGCGCGTGGCGGCGGCCGTCGCCGCGCTGCCGCGCGACATGGCCGGCAAGATTCCGAACGTCGTCGTACAGCCTAGCTGACGCATGCGGCGGTCCGCGCGTCTTCTTTTGCTGTGGTCCTCGCTGTTGCTGGCGGGGTCGGCCTACGCCGCCAAGCCCGAGGTCGTCATCGACGCGGGCAAGGCGGATGCCGCGACGGTGAAGGCGGTCGGCGATGCGGTCGACGCCATCGCGCGCCAGGCCGAGGACCAGGACGGCGGCGAAATCACGCGGCTGCGCCGGCGCGCGCGCGACGCCGCGCTGGCGGCCTTGTCCACCCAGGGCTATTTCTCCGCCCGGGTGGAGTTGGAGCCGGGGCACAACGCCAAGGGCGAGGACACCTGGAATATCCGCATCGATCCGGGCGAGCAGGCGCGGGTCGTGTCGGTCGACATCGAATTCCAGGGCCGCATCACGCAGCCGGCCTACGCCAAGCGGGTGGCGGACCTGCGCAAGCGCTGGTCCTTGCCGGCCGGCCAGCCTTTCACCAACAGCGAATGGAACAAGGCCAAGTCGGCGGTGCTGAACGACGTCAGCACCCATGACTTCATGCTGGCGCGCATGGTGGACTCGTCCGCCGACGTCAATGTCGAGGCCGGCACCGTGGGGCTGCGGGTGGTGGTGGACAGCGGCCCGCTGGTGCGCATGGGCGAGCTGCGCGTGGAAGGCCTGAAGCGGGTGCCGGACAAGCTGGTGCGCCGCTACGTGCGCTACAAGCAGGGCGCGCCCTACGACCAGGACCAGTTGAACTCCTGGCAGCAGGCGTTGCAGCGCACGGCCTTTTTCCGCGGCGCCTTCGTGTCGTTGCAGGAGCCGGGCGGCACCGAGGCGGACACCAGCAACCAGACGTCGACCGCGCGCGAGGTCACGGCCGCCACGCCGGCCGGCGACGCGCGCGTGACGGCGGCGCAGCGGCCCGCGCCCGTGCCCATGGACCGCAACGGGGAAGTCACGCTGCCGGTCGTGGTGCGGCTGACCGAAGCGCCGCCCAAGCGGTTCTCGACCTCGATCGGGCTGGACAGCGACGTCGGCCCGCGCCTGGAAATGACGTATCAGCAGCAGGTGGTGTTCGGGCAGCCGCTCACCATGGAGTCCGGTTTCGGCGTGGACCCGAAGCGCCAGCGGGCCTATACCGACTTTCATCTGCCGCCCGACGCCCGCGGCAACCAGGACAGTATCGGCGTGCTGGCCGACCACTCGGACATCCAGGGCCTGGACGTCATGCGCCTGGGCGTGGGCGCCACCCGCCTGCGGGAGAGCAGCGCCGGCGACGGCAGCCGCGTCAACTACGAAACACGCTACGGCCTGCTGGCGGCCCATGACCACGTCAGGATCGACGGCGGCGACAGCTACAACCTGCCGACCCTGACCGCCACGGCGGAATGGCTGCGGCGCGACGTCGACAGCAAGTACAACCCGCGCGAGGGCAATCTGCTGGTGCTGGGCACCGGCGCGGGCGTGACGCTCAACAGCGGCGACCCCTATACCCGGCTGCGCCTGCGCGGGCAGAAGTGGTGGCCCGTGGGACAGCGCGACCTGGTGACGGTGCGCGGCGAGGTCGGCAAGGTCTGGGCCAGCCACAATACCCAGGTGCCGGACGATTTCGGTTTCCGCACCGGCGGCGCGCGCAGTATCCGCGGCTACAGCTACATGAGCATCGGCGCCGACCGCAACGACGCCGTCGTCGGCGCGCCGGCGCTGCTGGTGGGCAGCGTGGAATACGACCACTATTTCGACGACCGCTGGGGCATGGCCTTCTTCGTCGACGCCGGCGATGCCGCGCAGTCCTTCGGCGACATGAACATGGCCCTCGGGTACGGCGTGGGGGCGCGGGTGCGCACGCCCGCCGGGCCCTTGTTCCTCGACGTGGCGTATGGCCAGCGCGATCATTCGCTGCGCTTGAGTTTTTCGCTGGGGATCGCGTTTTGAGGCGCCTTGGCCGTTTCCTGCGCCATATCCTGGTCTGGTGGGTGCCCGGCCTGCTGCTGCTGTGCGCCATCGCGGTGGGCGCGCTGGCCTGGCTGGTGGCCGCGCCGGCGGGCACGCGCGTGCTGCTGGCGCGGGTGGCCGAGCAGTTCGACTCGCGCATCGACAACGTGCAGGGGTCGCTGTGGCACGGCTTGCGGGTCGGGCAACTGGACTTGCATCTGCCGGGCGTGGAGATACAGGCCGAGGATTTCGCGTTGACGGTGGCGTGGCCGGCCCTGTGGCATCGCCGCCTGCTGGTGCCCACGCTTTCCGCGGCCAGCCTGCGCGTGGAACTGACCACGCAGCCGGAGGAGGCGACGCCGGAGGACGAGACGGCGGGCGGCGGGATGCCCGAACTGCCGGTGGAGATCGAGGTGCAGCGCCTGGCCGTGGGGGAATTCAGCCTGGCGCGCGACGGGCAGTCCATGTTGCCCGTGACCCTGGGCAACATGGCCGCCAGCCTGTCGGCCGGCCGGGGGGGCGCGCAATTGCGGCTGGACAGCCTGCATGTCGGCCACGAGATCGCGCAGGTCGACGCGCAAGGCGAGGCCAGCGTGAGCCGCCTGGCCGCGCCCTGGCCCATGAATGTCGATTTGCGGATGACAGCAACCGGCCAGGGCGCCGATTCGCCGCTGTGCCTGAAGCAACTGGACGCTTTGCGCGTGCCGGCGGGCAAGGCGGCCGGCAATGGCGCGCCGGCGGCGGCAGGGAAGGGCAAGGCCGCGAAGAACGGGAAGGATGCCGGAAGCGCGAAGGGCGGCAAGGGGGGCAAGGGCCCCGGCAGCACCAGTGGCGGCAAGGAAGGCAAGGGCCAGAGCGCCAAGGGCGCCAGTGGCATCGGGAATCCCAAGGATGCCAAGGATCTCAAGGACGCCAAGGACTCCAAGGACGCCAAGGACTCCAAGGACGCCAAGGACGCCAAGGACGCCAAGGACGCGGCCAGCTCGGCCCAGGCCGATGTCCCCCATGACGCCCAGGGCGCCGCGCCGGCGGCCTGCGTCGTCGACGTCCAGGCCCACGCGGTGGGCGATCTCGATGACTTGAACGTGACGCTGGCTGGCCGCGGCGCCGACGCCAGCGTGGACCTGCGCGCCGCGCTGAGCCCCCTGGCCGCATTCCCCGCGCGCAGCGTGGACCTGGCCCTGGTGCTGCCGGACCGCTCCGGCGCCACGCTGGCCCTGAAGGCCGAGCGCGCCGCGGACGGCGCCGCCGAGCGCCTGACCGGCAAGCTGGCCGCGGACCGCCTGGACGTCGGCCGGCTGGTGGGCGGCGGTCTGCCGCAGGCCGTCCTCACCACGAATGCCGACGTCGACGTCGAATTGACCGACGCCTACGTGCTGCGCCGCGCCCACGTCGGACTGGACATCGCCGACGCCAGCCGCTGGAATCGCCAGCCGCTGGCCGGCACCGCGCGTATCGAGGTGGCCACCGGCGCGATCACGGACGCGGCGGCGGACTGGCCGGCGGCGCTGGCGGGCATCCAGGTGGACCGCTTCGACGTCGACGTGAAACTGGGGCGCAACCGCGTGCGCACCGCCGGCAGGGTCGGCCTGTCCGACGGCGCCATCACGCTGGATGCGCAGGCGCCCGAGCTGGCCGCCTTCTGGCCCGGCCTGCCCGGCGGCGCCCGGGCGCAAGGCAAGCTGTCCGGCACGCCCGCGCGCCATCGCCTGGAGCTCACCGCCGGCTACACCCCCGCGCGCGTGCACCCGGGCCTGCTGGGGCAGGACAAGGCGGACGCCTCCTTTGTCATCGAAGGCGGCTGGGGCTCGCCCGCCGGCGCGCGGCGCGCGAATACGAGCACCAGCACCAGCGCGAATGCGGCGCGAACGCCGGCGGCCGCCAACGCGGCGGCGCCGACGGCAGGATCGGCGGGATCGGCGGGATCGATGGCACCGGCGGGATCGACGACGCCGGCGCAATCGGCGGCCGCGGCGGCCGTGCTGGCCGCGGGCGCCGACCCCCAGACCGGCTGGCGCGGTTCCATCGTGCGCCTGCAGGCCTCGCATGCCGGCTTCCAGGTGAATATCGCGCAGCCGGTCACGGTCGCCTTCCTGCCCCATGCCGTGGCCCCGGCCTGGCAATGGCAGGTCGGCGCGGCCAGCATCGGCCTGGGGCTGCCCAGCGGCGACCGCCTGACGCTGGCCCACGGCGGATCGCGCGGCGGCGCGGGCCGCTGGGAGACCGCCGGCCGCATGGACAACTTCGTGCTGACGCCCAAGCTGGTGGGCAGCGTGATCCGCGCCACCGACCCGGCCGCGCTCGACAACAAGAACGCATCCCAGGGCCGCCAGTCGAAAATCAACGCGAGCATCCCCGGCGGCCAGCGCAGCATCGCCCTGGACGCCTCCTGGGACCTGAAATTCGCCGGCACGCTGAAGGGCAATGTGCGCCTGGCGCGCCGGGGCGGCGACCTGCGCATTCCCGGCGACCCGCCCATTCCGCTGGGCCTGAAGACCCTGCTGCTGGAGATCAACGCCACCGCCGTCTCGGCGTCCAGCAGCCGGCTGGACGCCACCCTGGACCTCGCCACCGAGAAAATGGGCCTGATCTCCGGCAAGGGCAGCGCCATGCTGGTCACGGGCAAGGACGGGACGCCGGGCCTGGCGGCCAATCAACCCATGCGCGTGAACCTGCACGCCGACATCGCCGACCTGGCCTGGCTGAGCCTGTTCACCGGCGACGCCACCGAACTGGGCGGTTCGCTCAAGGCCGATATCGACGCGCAGGGCACGATGGCCGGCGGCTGGCGCGCCAACGGCGCCATCAATGGGCAGAAATTGCGCGTGGTGCGCATCGACGACGGCGTGCGGCTGCTCGACGGCACGCTGTCGGCCCATTTGCGCGACGACGTCCTGACGCTGGACAGCCTGCGCTTTCCCGCCACCTTGCGGGTGCTGCCCAAGGAGTCGCGCACGCGCGACTGGGTGACCCAGAGCCCCGACGCCAAGGGCGGCTACATCGAGGCCAAGGGCGACTGGAACCTCTCCAAGTCCGAGGGCAAGGTGCGCGTGACCCTGTCCCGCTACGCCGCCATGCAGCGCGCCGACCGCTTCGCCATGATGTCCGGCCACATCGATATCGACGCCGCCTTGCCGCGCCTGGACGTCACCGGCGACGTCAAGGCCGACGCCGGCTGGGCCAGCATCGAGCTGTTGAGCGAGGTGCCGTCGCTGGACGACGACGTGCGCCTGCATCGCGCCGGCGACCAGCCGCCCGGCGAGGCCGCGTCGTCGCCGCTGGCGCTGTCCATGGACCTGAACGTGGACATGGGCCCGCGCTTCTACCTGACCGGCATGGGATTGGACACCGGCCTGAAGGGCAGCCTGCGCATCCGCTACGTCGACCGCAAGCTCAGCGGGACCGGACGCCTGTTCACCTCGGGCGGCCGCATCGACGCCTACGGGCAGCGCCTGCAACTGCGGCACGGCACGGTCACTTTCCAGGGCGCCGTCGACAACCCGCTGCTGGATATCGAGGCCCTGCGCACCGG
This genomic interval from Bordetella genomosp. 10 contains the following:
- a CDS encoding sulfurtransferase; this encodes MSVVESNRESAMRAAPAATEAIANIAAYKFVTLDDTDELRPRVRDWAQAAGLKGTVLLAAEGINLFLAGAQAGIADFLGHLRADPRFADLEVKVSHSDSVPFGKLLVKIKREIIRMNHPAIRPEERRAPSVDAHTLARWLAAGVDDAGRPVAMLDTRNDFEVDAGTFEGAIDWRIQRFTQFPDALLRHREQLAGKTVVSFCTGGIRCEKAALFMQDAGVDHVYQLEGGILKYFEETGGPGFKGRCFVFDGRDTLGPDLAPAACA
- a CDS encoding 5'-methylthioadenosine/adenosylhomocysteine nucleosidase; amino-acid sequence: MTAPIGILAALHDEIADLLVRMGPAAQRRTIGMRDYYVGELAGRACVVVLARVGKVAAAATAVTLIREFGVSSVLFAGLAGGIAPAVRVGDVVIADTLVQHDLDARPLFPRFEVPLLARAKFDTDAGLNAVLAQCAADFLGRDLPRLVDAATQERFGIVAPALHRGEIASGDQFIGAAEVSRRLAADLPATLCVEMEGAAVAQVCHEYGVPCAVLRTVSDRADAAAPVDFKAFLHEVASFYSAGIIGRFIAAL
- the apbC gene encoding iron-sulfur cluster carrier protein ApbC encodes the protein MSLTNEQIKAALAGVTDPLTGAKVADFVKDRDIRVEDGRVSVAVQLGYPARTQQQALRAAVGEALAAAGAPGAQVSVTWKIVPHAVQRGLKPLPNVANIIAVASGKGGVGKSTTAVNLALALAAEGAQVGILDADIYGPSLPTMLGITGKPVSLDNKSMEPLQGHGLQANSIGFLIAEDSPAIWRGPMVTQALEQLLRQTNWRGLDYLIVDMPPGTGDIALTLAQKVPVVGAVIVTTPQDVALLDARKGLRMFQKVEVPILGVVENMSIHICSECGHAEHIFGEGGGQRMAAQYDVQWLGGLPLALRIREQTDSGRPTVVAEPEGEAAGLYRAIARRVAAAVAALPRDMAGKIPNVVVQPS
- a CDS encoding translocation/assembly module TamB domain-containing protein; its protein translation is MRRLGRFLRHILVWWVPGLLLLCAIAVGALAWLVAAPAGTRVLLARVAEQFDSRIDNVQGSLWHGLRVGQLDLHLPGVEIQAEDFALTVAWPALWHRRLLVPTLSAASLRVELTTQPEEATPEDETAGGGMPELPVEIEVQRLAVGEFSLARDGQSMLPVTLGNMAASLSAGRGGAQLRLDSLHVGHEIAQVDAQGEASVSRLAAPWPMNVDLRMTATGQGADSPLCLKQLDALRVPAGKAAGNGAPAAAGKGKAAKNGKDAGSAKGGKGGKGPGSTSGGKEGKGQSAKGASGIGNPKDAKDLKDAKDSKDAKDSKDAKDAKDAKDAASSAQADVPHDAQGAAPAACVVDVQAHAVGDLDDLNVTLAGRGADASVDLRAALSPLAAFPARSVDLALVLPDRSGATLALKAERAADGAAERLTGKLAADRLDVGRLVGGGLPQAVLTTNADVDVELTDAYVLRRAHVGLDIADASRWNRQPLAGTARIEVATGAITDAAADWPAALAGIQVDRFDVDVKLGRNRVRTAGRVGLSDGAITLDAQAPELAAFWPGLPGGARAQGKLSGTPARHRLELTAGYTPARVHPGLLGQDKADASFVIEGGWGSPAGARRANTSTSTSANAARTPAAANAAAPTAGSAGSAGSMAPAGSTTPAQSAAAAAVLAAGADPQTGWRGSIVRLQASHAGFQVNIAQPVTVAFLPHAVAPAWQWQVGAASIGLGLPSGDRLTLAHGGSRGGAGRWETAGRMDNFVLTPKLVGSVIRATDPAALDNKNASQGRQSKINASIPGGQRSIALDASWDLKFAGTLKGNVRLARRGGDLRIPGDPPIPLGLKTLLLEINATAVSASSSRLDATLDLATEKMGLISGKGSAMLVTGKDGTPGLAANQPMRVNLHADIADLAWLSLFTGDATELGGSLKADIDAQGTMAGGWRANGAINGQKLRVVRIDDGVRLLDGTLSAHLRDDVLTLDSLRFPATLRVLPKESRTRDWVTQSPDAKGGYIEAKGDWNLSKSEGKVRVTLSRYAAMQRADRFAMMSGHIDIDAALPRLDVTGDVKADAGWASIELLSEVPSLDDDVRLHRAGDQPPGEAASSPLALSMDLNVDMGPRFYLTGMGLDTGLKGSLRIRYVDRKLSGTGRLFTSGGRIDAYGQRLQLRHGTVTFQGAVDNPLLDIEALRTGEQVEAGVRVSGTAQRPRIDLVSYPDVSDVDKLSWLVLGRAADASGSDTALLLSVGTALLGGGEPFYKQLGLDDVGIRNGTIGSSGSLLPEYTVASKVNADSDSTLATQFLVASKKLANGITLSIEQAMSGAGTVGRASYALSRRWSLDAKGGTVNGLALIYRTFWGD
- the metG gene encoding methionine--tRNA ligase; translation: MSRTLFVTTALPYANGPFHIGHMLEYIQADIWVRFQRMQGAKVNFVCADDAHGAAISIAADKEGITPQAFVAKIAAGRAQYLDGFHIAFDNWHSTDGPENHQLAQDIYRDLRAAGLIETRSVEQFYDPEKRMFLADRFIKGECPNCHAKDQYGDNCEVCGAVYAPTALIEPYSALSGAKPELRSSDHFFFKLSDPRCEAYLQQWTAAPGHVQPEVQNKIREWLYKDAEGKGGLGDWDISRDAPYFGIEIPDAPGKYFYVWLDAPVGYLASLKNLLDRRGEDYTAYMAQPGLEQVHFIGKDIITFHTLFWPAMLHFSGRKAPDAIYVHGHLTVNGEKMSKSRGTGIDPLRYLSLGLNPEHLRYYLAAKLSGRNEDIDFNSEDFAARVNSDLVGKYINIASRAAGFLSKRFGGQLAEPDAEGAALLLVLQDAAPAIAALYEARDTSRALRETMALADKVNEYVDQNKPWDLAKQQGMEARLQAVCSTCIQAFRLLTVYLKPVLPVLAARVEAFLAIAPLQSGDAAALLPAGHAIAPYQHLMQRVDPKLLEQLFDAPAPAAVAAPAADENLPGGEAIAPVIGIEDFAKIDLRIARIVNCEEVEGSTKLLRLTLDVGEGRHRNVFSGIKSAYKPADLVGKLTVLVANLAPRKMKFGVSEGMVLAASHADDKTDAGIYVLEPWAGAQPGMRVR
- a CDS encoding autotransporter assembly complex protein TamA gives rise to the protein MRRSARLLLLWSSLLLAGSAYAAKPEVVIDAGKADAATVKAVGDAVDAIARQAEDQDGGEITRLRRRARDAALAALSTQGYFSARVELEPGHNAKGEDTWNIRIDPGEQARVVSVDIEFQGRITQPAYAKRVADLRKRWSLPAGQPFTNSEWNKAKSAVLNDVSTHDFMLARMVDSSADVNVEAGTVGLRVVVDSGPLVRMGELRVEGLKRVPDKLVRRYVRYKQGAPYDQDQLNSWQQALQRTAFFRGAFVSLQEPGGTEADTSNQTSTAREVTAATPAGDARVTAAQRPAPVPMDRNGEVTLPVVVRLTEAPPKRFSTSIGLDSDVGPRLEMTYQQQVVFGQPLTMESGFGVDPKRQRAYTDFHLPPDARGNQDSIGVLADHSDIQGLDVMRLGVGATRLRESSAGDGSRVNYETRYGLLAAHDHVRIDGGDSYNLPTLTATAEWLRRDVDSKYNPREGNLLVLGTGAGVTLNSGDPYTRLRLRGQKWWPVGQRDLVTVRGEVGKVWASHNTQVPDDFGFRTGGARSIRGYSYMSIGADRNDAVVGAPALLVGSVEYDHYFDDRWGMAFFVDAGDAAQSFGDMNMALGYGVGARVRTPAGPLFLDVAYGQRDHSLRLSFSLGIAF